The Lathyrus oleraceus cultivar Zhongwan6 chromosome 5, CAAS_Psat_ZW6_1.0, whole genome shotgun sequence genome includes the window ACAACACTAATACATCAAGAAGAGTAAAAATTTAAGAAAGTAAATGAATTGAATCTAATCACATGTGTTAGTGTTAGACATCAGACACACATTCAATCAGAAGTGTTGGTGCTATAGAGTTCGTAATATGTGAGATTCTAGTGGTTGAAATTTATAATGAGAGGAATCATAACTGACCTGAGCCATGAACATTGTTCTTGGTGGAATCTTCATATAATGACCAAGTTTAAAGTCTGCCAAAAATGTTAGTGCCTGAGACATGCTAATGTAGCCATACACCTTAAAGCACATGTTAGCCACAGGGCGCTCCGGATACATGTAACCAATGATGTATTCTGTTATAATGTTTAAGCCTGGTTGCTgttaaaaagaaagaaataaacCTTAGACAGCTATAGCACCAATATAAAGTTAGCAAGTTTTGGAAGTAAACCATTAAGATACCTGATTTGTAGTGGCTGTTATTATGCCGATTGGAAGAGTGAATAAAATGGAAATAGCACAAGCTAGCAATACGCCCCACCAAGGCAATTGAAGTGATTCGTTGTAGTACTCGCAAATAAAAACAATAAGAGCTATGTTCACCACTACAATTATGTGAAACCACCACATGGGGACTGACTTGTACTTCCTCATAAGTCTCGAGTGTATGTCAGTTTTTTTACCGGCTCCAAAAGCACTTTTACTTTGCGCCCATATTTCCCTGCACAGTGCATATCACATAAATGTAGATGACATCATGTATTTTGCAATAGAACTTGAATATGGTGAGGAGGGTAGTGCAGATTTCCATATAAAATTCAAACACAAAGATCTGAATAAGATGTTTCGCGAAGTGATTACCTTCCATGGAAGAGAAGAACATGCACAATTGTAGCAGAAAGTGTGGCAAATCCAAGACCATAAGTCATTGCAAAGAATGTGCTGAGATGTAGAGGCCCATTCTTTGCATAAGCATCCCGATCAAGATGGAAATCAGAATTGACAATGGTCGAAATGTCATAGATCGAACCATTTCCCATAAAAAGCTTATTTGAAAATATAGGAAAATTCTTGGCGTCGTAGACATTGAACCAGTAAAAAATTGGTGTCATCACATACATAATGATAACAAATCCAACAGCGATATTTGCGGTAGCAAACCATGGGCTGGCTAGTGGACTGCCAAGGTAAGAAGAAATCGTAGACCAATCAAAACCAAATGCAGCAATCCCAAGACCTTTCATACCAGAACCAAGTTGTTGGACAAGGATAGACTTGGGAGCAATCCAACACATCCAAGCAAAAGATGTCAACATTGAAAACATGTAGCCTGGTAACACATAGTATGCCATTCCAGAGATCATAACAAGGAGGAAAAACTGAGTCCGGGTTGTGGCTCCTTTCGGTCTTTTGCTTTTCTCATGCAGAGCACTGCATTAATATAATGGTTTTAGAATAGTTACATTTTTGCAAAAATTACTTATACTGAAGAACACATTAATTCAATAAAACACACCTGAATAATGAGACCTGGACCAGATTAGAAGGCCACCACATTTCCGCAGGCTCCACAAGAAATTTCCTAAACAGTCCTGCCCAACCAAATCCCAGCACCTAAAATTGAATAGAGAAGCATAAGGCAATTTTCAGTGTCCAACACCCGTATGACACTCATACAACGCGTTTTGGTCGATTCAGAAAAGTGTTTAAACAATAATTTGATTTTTGGCGAGCAAATAAATTGAAAAAACGGTATAGAATTATAAATAGATATACAGAAGAGAACCTGAGTGGTGAGCATGAGTAGTAAGGCTGGAAGGAAACTGAGTTTCCTTTTATACATAAGCTTCACTGCACTCAAAATATGAGTAGCATAAACGGATCCAGCACCAGAATTAGCAAAGATGGTAATGAGAACATGTTCCTTGATATTGAATGGACCTCTATTCATTGAGAATTCAAACCATGTATCTTTGAAGAAGACACGAGTTGGCAACACTCTTGCCATGAAATGACCAAGTGGAACAACAGCAATCTGAGCAGAAATTGAAGTGACACTCAAAGGCTGTGTTCTGTACCAAAAGAATTGGTTCACAAAGGACAGAACCACACATGAAAGAATCCCAAGAACCCACATTCTGAATGTGACAACAGGCAACGTAGGGTCATCAGTTTTTGATACTGTGAGCTCAACTTGTTTAACAGGACACTCTTCATCCTCATTCATCTCTGTGACACTCTTTTTTGACTCAATGCCAAACCTTGAAGTTGAAGACATAGTTGCAATGATATCCTATCCTTCTTTTGCAGAAAAACAAAATTATTATGAGATCAAATATAGATCTTATGCATACATGTAAATACAAAATGAGACAGTATGAGGCATCAATGTATCATACACAAAAGGACACTAAGAAGCATTACATCATTTCAGGCTGAACAAAAGACTAAGAATTCAGCAAAGTTGACTCTACTAAGTCTTTGTATCGTTGTATTTACGTTGGTATGTGTGGTAACGCTTATCCAAACAAGCTCTTTCAAGATATCAAATCATTATAACTTTTTTCTTCCACTTCTGACTCAATCACTATAATATTATTTATCGGCAATAAAAATAGGCAGGCACCAAAAATGACAATTATGTCAAGTTCAATAAATCTTAAAaatatttaaacttttaaatGTACAATCCTAAGTTAAGAAGAAATGTAGTATAACTTTAAATGGCCAAATAATTACAAATCTTAAGTTTTCcggaaataaataaaaaaatcttAAATTTTAGATTTGACATAAAAAACAAAACTTACGTGAGCAATAAAAATCCTAAAAATCATATAATACTTTGTAACAAATTAGTATAGGTTTGGTTCCAAGAAGTATAGAATTGATTATTTTAAAATAAGTACAAATGATTTTTTGTCTTTAAACTAACTTTTAACTTGAAGTTAAGATTTTATCTTTTGAATACACAGTTTTGCAGCTTATAGCATAAACACTTATTAAAATAAGTGCTTATAAATATGTTTGCATAATTTTCTTTTAACAAatgataaaattaattatttttttatatatgttaaaattttttttat containing:
- the LOC127081789 gene encoding oligopeptide transporter 6; amino-acid sequence: MSSTSRFGIESKKSVTEMNEDEECPVKQVELTVSKTDDPTLPVVTFRMWVLGILSCVVLSFVNQFFWYRTQPLSVTSISAQIAVVPLGHFMARVLPTRVFFKDTWFEFSMNRGPFNIKEHVLITIFANSGAGSVYATHILSAVKLMYKRKLSFLPALLLMLTTQVLGFGWAGLFRKFLVEPAEMWWPSNLVQVSLFSALHEKSKRPKGATTRTQFFLLVMISGMAYYVLPGYMFSMLTSFAWMCWIAPKSILVQQLGSGMKGLGIAAFGFDWSTISSYLGSPLASPWFATANIAVGFVIIMYVMTPIFYWFNVYDAKNFPIFSNKLFMGNGSIYDISTIVNSDFHLDRDAYAKNGPLHLSTFFAMTYGLGFATLSATIVHVLLFHGREIWAQSKSAFGAGKKTDIHSRLMRKYKSVPMWWFHIIVVVNIALIVFICEYYNESLQLPWWGVLLACAISILFTLPIGIITATTNQQPGLNIITEYIIGYMYPERPVANMCFKVYGYISMSQALTFLADFKLGHYMKIPPRTMFMAQMVGTFISVLVYTVTAWWLMGTIPDLCDTSKLPSDSPWTCPMDNVFYDASVIWGLLGPRRIFGNLGEYSNVNWFFLGGAIAPFLVWLAHKAFPGQTWIRLIHMPVLLGSTSMMPPATAVNFTSWIAVGFISGYIIYRYKQDWWKRYNYVLSGGLDAGTAFMTILLFLTLGSNNINLNWWGNNVEGCPLAACPTAKGIIVKGCPVL